One region of Solanum pennellii chromosome 6, SPENNV200 genomic DNA includes:
- the LOC107022551 gene encoding uncharacterized protein At4g14450, chloroplastic-like produces the protein MADNKPLISSSGDRRKPSRLQRRAPASIQVDRATDWNVAIPLLSPLITSPTSPESDNLKAAINAFSSSVQKEEVKKEHTEKPVMVFKKWQHPASPFCYEPAPLVPFVCAGSSDRR, from the coding sequence ATGGCAGACAACAAACCACTCATTTCTTCTTCCGGCGACCGGCGCAAACCAAGCCGGTTACAGCGCAGAGCGCCGGCGTCGATACAGGTAGATCGAGCAACCGATTGGAATGTTGCGATACCGCTTCTGTCGCCGCTGATAACTTCTCCGACGTCTCCTGAATCGGACAACTTGAAGGCGGCGATAAATGCTTTCTCCAGCTCGGTTCAAAAGGAAGAGGTGAAGAAAGAGCATACGGAGAAGCCGGTAATGGTGTTTAAGAAGTGGCAGCATCCGGCGTCGCCGTTCTGCTACGAGCCGGCTCCATTGGTGCCATTTGTATGTGCAGGGAGCTCCGATAGACGATGA